One Anabaena sphaerica FACHB-251 DNA segment encodes these proteins:
- the tal gene encoding transaldolase: MATNHLLEIKNHGQSIWMDNLSRDIIQSGELQNLVENQGISGITSNPAIFEKAITGNAIYDADIEAGIRAGLPTYKIYESLVFADIRNACDILRPVYDATNGLDGYVSIEVPPTIAHDTQATIAEARRYFQEIGRENVMIKIPGTEACLPAVEAVIAEGINVNITLLFAVQSYINAAWAYIRGLEKRVNEGKDISKIASVASFFLSRIDSNVDGKIDAKLQLGVDDINHEARLRAVRGKIAIANAKIAYQEYKNIIASDRWQALAAKGAKVQRLLWASTSTKDPSYSDVMYVNELIGADTVNTLPPATIKACADHCDVSDSLETGVAEASNLMESLKDSDININIDAVMSELLVEGIDKFVQPFQSLMNSLEGKVKLLSPV; this comes from the coding sequence ATGGCAACCAATCATTTATTAGAGATTAAAAACCATGGTCAAAGCATCTGGATGGATAATTTGAGTCGTGACATTATTCAATCAGGGGAACTGCAAAACTTGGTCGAAAATCAAGGAATCTCTGGTATTACCTCAAATCCTGCCATTTTTGAAAAAGCAATTACTGGTAATGCCATTTATGATGCTGACATTGAAGCAGGAATTCGTGCGGGTTTACCCACATACAAAATTTATGAATCACTCGTTTTTGCAGATATCCGCAATGCTTGTGATATTTTGCGACCTGTTTATGATGCCACCAATGGACTCGATGGTTATGTGAGTATTGAAGTCCCACCAACCATTGCCCATGATACCCAAGCCACAATAGCTGAAGCCCGTCGCTATTTTCAAGAAATTGGGCGGGAAAATGTGATGATTAAAATTCCGGGAACTGAAGCTTGTTTACCAGCTGTAGAGGCGGTAATAGCTGAAGGAATTAACGTCAACATTACCCTGTTGTTTGCAGTCCAAAGTTACATTAATGCAGCTTGGGCATACATTCGCGGGTTAGAGAAACGGGTGAATGAAGGTAAAGACATCAGCAAAATTGCTTCTGTAGCCAGCTTTTTCTTGAGCCGGATTGATAGCAATGTGGATGGAAAGATTGATGCCAAGTTGCAGCTAGGCGTTGATGATATTAACCATGAAGCGAGACTTAGGGCTGTAAGAGGAAAAATTGCGATCGCTAATGCCAAAATCGCCTATCAAGAATATAAAAATATCATTGCCAGTGATAGGTGGCAAGCTTTAGCCGCAAAAGGGGCAAAAGTACAACGTCTGCTTTGGGCAAGTACCAGCACCAAAGACCCCAGCTACAGCGATGTCATGTATGTCAACGAATTGATTGGTGCTGACACAGTAAACACTCTACCACCAGCGACCATCAAAGCTTGCGCTGATCATTGTGATGTGAGCGATAGCCTAGAAACAGGAGTTGCAGAAGCTTCTAACCTCATGGAAAGCTTAAAAGATTCTGACATCAACATCAATATTGATGCAGTAATGTCAGAACTACTGGTAGAAGGTATTGACAAGTTTGTCCAACCCTTCCAGTCCCTAATGAACTCTTTAGAAGGGAAAGTCAAGCTATTGTCACCAGTATAG
- the fbp gene encoding class 1 fructose-bisphosphatase: MAQVSAPLDLSTDKALDRDCTTLSRHVLQQLQSFGPDAQDLSALMNRIALAGKLIARRFSRAGLMEDVLGFTGEVNVQGESVKKMDIYANEVFISVFKQSGLVCRLASEEMEKPYYIPENCPIGRYTLLYDPIDGSSNTDINLSLGSIFSIRQQEGEDLDGQASDLLSNGRKQLAAGYILYGPSTMLVYSIGKGVHFFTLDPSLGEFILTEENVKIPDHGAVYSVNEGNFWQWDEQYREYIRYVHRTEGYTARYSGAMVSDIHRTLVQGGVFLYPGTLQKPEGKLRLLYESAPLAFLMEQAGGRATTGTVDILDVVPKQLHQRTPLIIGSKEDVAKVESFIQKGQ, from the coding sequence ATGGCTCAAGTATCAGCACCGTTAGATTTGTCCACAGATAAAGCTCTAGATCGTGATTGTACAACATTGTCCCGTCACGTCCTCCAACAACTTCAGAGTTTTGGACCCGATGCCCAAGACTTAAGTGCGTTAATGAATCGCATAGCTTTAGCTGGTAAACTCATTGCTCGCCGCTTTAGCCGTGCTGGGTTAATGGAGGACGTGCTTGGATTCACTGGAGAAGTGAACGTCCAGGGTGAGTCCGTGAAAAAAATGGATATTTACGCCAATGAAGTATTTATTTCCGTATTTAAGCAAAGCGGCTTAGTTTGTCGCCTAGCATCCGAGGAAATGGAAAAACCCTACTACATCCCCGAAAACTGCCCGATTGGACGCTACACTTTGTTATATGACCCCATTGATGGCTCATCTAACACAGATATTAACCTCAGCTTAGGTTCAATTTTTTCCATTCGCCAACAGGAAGGTGAAGACTTAGATGGTCAAGCTAGTGACCTACTAAGCAACGGACGTAAACAACTGGCAGCAGGATACATACTGTACGGACCGAGTACAATGCTGGTTTACAGTATAGGTAAGGGCGTGCATTTCTTTACCCTTGACCCCAGTTTAGGCGAATTTATTCTCACAGAAGAAAATGTGAAAATTCCTGATCACGGCGCAGTTTACAGCGTCAACGAAGGAAATTTCTGGCAGTGGGATGAACAATATAGAGAATATATTCGTTATGTTCATCGTACAGAAGGTTACACTGCCCGTTATAGTGGGGCGATGGTCAGTGATATTCACAGAACTTTAGTCCAAGGTGGTGTGTTTCTCTATCCAGGTACATTGCAAAAACCAGAAGGTAAATTACGCCTACTCTATGAATCTGCACCTTTGGCATTTTTGATGGAACAAGCGGGAGGTCGCGCTACCACAGGAACAGTAGATATTTTAGATGTAGTGCCGAAACAACTGCACCAACGCACACCTTTAATTATTGGCAGTAAAGAGGATGTAGCTAAAGTGGAGTCTTTTATTCAAAAAGGGCAATAG